In Microbacterium sp. 1.5R, the following are encoded in one genomic region:
- the rpsD gene encoding 30S ribosomal protein S4: MTTKSQDRRKVRLSRALGIPLTPKAARYLEKRPYAPGEHGRTKRKADSDYAVRLREKQRLREQYGIREKQMRNTFNEARRQDGLTGENLVELLEMRLDALVVRSGFARTTAQARQLVVHRHILVDGQLVDRPSFRVKPGQLIHVKAKSEGTEPFQVAAAGGHAEVLPPVPGYLEVELDKLQARLVRRPKRAEVPVTCEVQLVVEYYAAR, from the coding sequence GTGACCACGAAGTCCCAGGACCGCCGCAAGGTACGTCTGAGCCGTGCCCTCGGCATCCCGCTCACCCCGAAGGCCGCCCGCTACCTCGAGAAGCGTCCCTACGCTCCGGGTGAGCACGGCCGCACCAAGCGCAAGGCAGACAGCGACTACGCCGTCCGTCTGCGTGAGAAGCAGCGTCTGCGCGAGCAGTACGGCATCCGCGAGAAGCAGATGCGCAACACGTTCAACGAGGCTCGCCGTCAGGACGGCCTGACCGGTGAGAACCTGGTCGAGCTGCTCGAGATGCGTCTCGACGCCCTCGTCGTGCGTTCGGGCTTCGCCCGCACCACCGCGCAGGCTCGTCAGCTCGTCGTGCACCGTCACATCCTCGTCGACGGCCAGCTCGTCGACCGCCCGTCCTTCCGCGTGAAGCCGGGTCAGCTCATCCACGTCAAGGCCAAGAGCGAGGGCACCGAGCCCTTCCAGGTCGCAGCGGCCGGCGGTCACGCCGAGGTCCTGCCTCCCGTTCCCGGCTACCTCGAGGTCGAGCTCGACAAGCTCCAGGCTCGCCTGGTTCGTCGCCCGAAGCGCGCCGAGGTCCCCGTGACCTGTGAAGTGCAGCTCGTCGTCGAGTACTACGCAGCTCGCTGA
- a CDS encoding replication-associated recombination protein A has product MTSASALLSGQTPLAVRMRPVSLDEVAGQKHLLRAGSPIVALADPAATSPGAVSIILWGPPGTGKTTLAQAIARSSGRRFVELSAITAGVKDVREVMQEAITQRDLYGQTTILFLDEIHRFTKAQQDALLPGVENGWVLLIAATTENPSFSVISPLMSRSLLLTLQPLTDDDIGLLVDRAVTDARGLNGAVTLADDARAALIRLASGDARRALTGLEAAAAVALSKGEEGAVPAATADDVAQAVDKALLRYDRQGDEHYDVISAFIKSIRGSDPDAALHYLARMIEAGEDPRFIARRLVISASEDVGLADPQALSIAVAAADAVAFIGMPEGRIPLAEATVYLATTAKSNAAYVGIDQAIADIRSGGFGRVPLHLRDAHYPGAKRLGHGRGYVYPHDSEFGILPQQYLPDELRGKRYYEPKNLGAERDISARLERIRRILDGR; this is encoded by the coding sequence ATGACCTCCGCCTCCGCACTGCTCTCCGGGCAGACGCCTCTCGCCGTGCGAATGCGCCCCGTGTCGCTCGATGAGGTCGCCGGTCAGAAGCACCTGCTGCGCGCGGGTTCCCCGATCGTCGCACTCGCCGACCCTGCCGCGACATCCCCGGGTGCCGTCTCGATCATCCTGTGGGGTCCGCCCGGCACCGGCAAGACCACTCTGGCGCAGGCGATCGCACGCTCATCGGGCCGCCGGTTCGTCGAGCTCTCCGCGATCACCGCCGGCGTGAAGGACGTGCGCGAGGTCATGCAGGAGGCGATCACCCAGCGCGACCTCTATGGCCAGACGACGATCCTCTTCCTCGATGAGATCCATCGGTTCACCAAGGCGCAGCAGGACGCCCTGCTCCCGGGCGTCGAGAACGGCTGGGTGCTGCTGATCGCGGCGACCACCGAGAATCCCTCGTTCTCGGTGATCTCGCCGTTGATGTCGCGATCGCTGCTCCTCACGCTCCAGCCGCTGACGGATGACGACATCGGGCTCCTGGTCGATCGGGCGGTGACCGATGCGCGCGGACTCAATGGCGCGGTCACCCTGGCCGACGACGCGCGCGCGGCGCTGATCCGGCTGGCGTCGGGCGATGCGCGGCGTGCGCTCACCGGACTCGAGGCTGCAGCGGCCGTAGCCCTCTCGAAGGGGGAAGAAGGCGCGGTGCCCGCCGCGACGGCGGACGACGTCGCTCAGGCCGTCGACAAGGCGCTGCTGCGATACGACCGTCAGGGAGACGAGCACTACGACGTCATCAGCGCGTTCATCAAGTCGATCCGAGGATCCGACCCGGATGCGGCCCTGCACTATCTCGCGCGGATGATCGAGGCGGGGGAGGACCCTCGCTTCATCGCTCGGCGCCTGGTCATCTCGGCCTCCGAGGACGTGGGCCTCGCCGACCCGCAGGCGCTCTCCATCGCGGTCGCGGCCGCGGACGCCGTCGCGTTCATCGGAATGCCGGAGGGGCGGATCCCGCTCGCCGAAGCGACCGTCTATCTGGCCACGACAGCCAAGTCGAATGCGGCGTACGTGGGAATCGACCAGGCGATCGCCGACATCCGCTCCGGGGGGTTCGGACGCGTCCCGCTGCATCTGCGAGACGCGCACTATCCGGGCGCGAAGCGGCTCGGTCACGGCCGGGGATACGTCTACCCGCACGACAGCGAGTTCGGCATCCTGCCGCAGCAGTACCTCCCTGACGAACTGCGCGGAAAGCGGTACTACGAACCCAAGAACCTGGGTGCCGAGCGCGACATCTCGGCTCGCCTCGAGCGCATCAGACGCATCCTCGACGGGCGCTGA
- a CDS encoding uroporphyrinogen-III synthase — protein MTTARTLDSALAGCTIIVAADRRSIDLATALERRGAVVHRAPALSIVTNSDDAQLLARTEQVIAAPPDIVIVTTGVGFRGWMDAAHEHGLDGQLDAALQGAHFVARGPKAHGAIQQAGFTADWVAESETSAEVGEYLLASGVAGKRILVQHHGAGSDGLDELLADAGAQVLSITVYRWGPPPDPEVVRRSALQAAAGEADAVLFTSAPGAASWIAVAEESGALERVRRRAESGRLLLACVGPITAAPLHGANLRTTIADRGRLGSLARTVIAHFGGGRAPSLPTDAGLVEVRSGGVLVDGVFIPLSRSAAALIEALASAGGRVLSRAELGGVLPGAERNGHAVEVAVARLREALGGNELVHTVVKRGYRLAVTEY, from the coding sequence ATGACGACCGCGCGCACGCTCGACTCGGCGCTGGCCGGATGCACGATCATCGTCGCCGCAGACCGCCGCTCGATCGACCTGGCGACAGCCCTCGAGCGTCGCGGTGCGGTGGTCCATCGCGCGCCGGCGCTGAGCATCGTCACCAACTCCGACGACGCGCAGCTTCTCGCCCGCACCGAGCAGGTGATCGCCGCTCCTCCGGACATCGTGATCGTCACCACGGGCGTCGGGTTTCGCGGATGGATGGATGCCGCGCACGAGCACGGCCTCGACGGACAGCTCGACGCGGCACTGCAGGGCGCGCACTTCGTCGCACGGGGACCCAAGGCGCACGGCGCGATCCAGCAGGCAGGTTTCACGGCTGACTGGGTCGCCGAATCCGAGACGTCGGCCGAGGTCGGCGAGTACCTCCTCGCCTCCGGGGTCGCGGGCAAGCGGATCCTCGTGCAGCATCATGGCGCCGGATCGGACGGCCTCGACGAGTTGCTGGCGGATGCCGGAGCCCAGGTGCTGAGCATCACGGTCTACCGGTGGGGGCCGCCGCCGGATCCTGAGGTGGTGCGGCGTTCGGCATTGCAGGCGGCGGCCGGCGAGGCGGACGCCGTGCTGTTCACCTCGGCACCGGGAGCGGCGTCGTGGATCGCGGTGGCAGAGGAGTCCGGCGCGCTCGAGCGCGTCAGGAGACGCGCGGAGTCGGGCCGCCTCCTCCTGGCGTGCGTGGGCCCGATCACGGCCGCGCCGCTGCACGGCGCGAACCTCCGCACCACGATCGCCGACCGGGGACGACTCGGATCCCTCGCTCGAACGGTCATCGCGCATTTCGGCGGCGGGAGGGCACCGTCACTGCCGACCGACGCGGGTCTGGTCGAGGTACGCAGCGGCGGAGTCCTCGTGGACGGCGTGTTCATCCCGCTCTCGCGGTCGGCTGCCGCCTTGATCGAGGCGCTCGCCTCTGCGGGCGGGCGTGTGCTCTCGCGCGCCGAGCTCGGGGGCGTGCTCCCCGGCGCCGAGCGCAACGGACATGCGGTCGAGGTGGCCGTCGCACGGCTGCGGGAGGCTCTCGGCGGCAACGAACTCGTGCACACGGTGGTGAAACGCGGCTACCGCCTGGCGGTCACCGAGTACTGA
- the cobA gene encoding uroporphyrinogen-III C-methyltransferase: MRRTRVGRVDLVGGGPGPADLMTVRAYRLLMAADVVVADRLGPFAELRNELPSHVEVIDVGKRPGHHPVPQHEIDALLVERALAGHRVVRLKGGDPFVLGRGGEEVLACEAAGVPVSVTPGVSSAISVPQAAGIPVTHRGVASAVHIINGHGDLTPSALASLSDPTVTTVVLMGVASLPRLAASAASHGMSGDIPVAIVENGHTERQRTIRSTLATAARDAAAAQVVNPSVIVIGEVARAGLLLPTRAMIAESAT; the protein is encoded by the coding sequence ATGAGGCGGACGCGTGTGGGCAGGGTCGACCTCGTCGGCGGTGGGCCGGGTCCCGCCGACCTCATGACGGTGCGCGCCTATCGCCTGCTGATGGCGGCCGACGTGGTGGTCGCCGATCGCCTCGGTCCGTTCGCGGAGCTCCGGAACGAGCTCCCGTCGCACGTCGAGGTCATCGATGTCGGCAAACGACCGGGTCACCACCCCGTCCCTCAGCACGAGATCGATGCCCTCCTCGTCGAACGCGCCCTCGCCGGCCACCGCGTGGTGCGGCTGAAAGGCGGCGATCCCTTCGTGCTCGGTCGCGGGGGAGAAGAGGTTCTCGCGTGTGAGGCCGCCGGTGTGCCGGTCAGTGTGACCCCGGGCGTGAGCAGCGCGATCTCGGTGCCTCAGGCCGCGGGGATCCCGGTGACCCATCGCGGCGTCGCGTCAGCGGTGCACATCATCAACGGGCACGGCGACCTCACCCCGAGTGCGCTCGCATCTCTGTCCGATCCGACGGTCACCACCGTCGTCCTGATGGGCGTGGCCTCGCTGCCTCGCCTCGCAGCCTCGGCCGCGTCGCACGGGATGTCCGGCGACATCCCCGTGGCGATCGTCGAGAACGGTCACACCGAACGACAGCGGACCATCCGCAGCACCCTGGCGACGGCGGCGCGGGACGCGGCCGCTGCGCAGGTCGTGAACCCGTCCGTCATCGTGATCGGCGAGGTGGCTCGCGCGGGACTGCTGCTGCCGACGAGGGCGATGATCGCGGAGAGCGCCACATGA
- the nirD gene encoding nitrite reductase small subunit NirD, giving the protein MTTATDSTTPVRVCTLEDLEVERGRAALLDGQQVALFLLSDGTVLAVDNLDPFSGANVISRGIVGSRGGVPTVASPLHKQIFDLRTGECIETHGKPPAALRVWPVAIDDGVVYVRMPESVGS; this is encoded by the coding sequence ATGACCACTGCGACGGACTCCACCACGCCCGTGCGGGTATGCACGCTCGAGGACCTCGAGGTCGAACGAGGACGAGCCGCTCTCTTGGACGGACAGCAGGTGGCGCTGTTCCTCCTCTCGGACGGCACCGTGCTCGCAGTCGACAATCTCGACCCGTTCAGCGGAGCCAATGTCATCTCCCGCGGGATCGTGGGGAGTCGTGGGGGTGTCCCCACGGTCGCATCCCCACTCCACAAGCAGATCTTCGATCTCCGCACCGGTGAGTGCATCGAGACCCACGGCAAGCCCCCCGCAGCACTGCGGGTGTGGCCGGTCGCGATCGACGACGGCGTCGTGTACGTCCGGATGCCGGAGAGCGTCGGATCATGA
- the nirB gene encoding nitrite reductase large subunit NirB, which yields MSEVLLTPQEIVVVGAGMVAHRFVESLISRAETPMHVTVIGDEARRPYDRVGLTGFFSGATPEELELDRSVFDDFRVRFLADDRVLRIDRSARTVTTRSRTSIPYDTLVLATGSYAAKVAVDGADLPGCFVYRTLDDVQGLKDFVERRGRMLGRPLRGAVIGGGLLGLEAAGALQGMDVDATVVQYSDRLMSAQLDSAGGGMLKRLLEARGISVRTGSRTTRLDPDDSGAVTALEFQDGSIERADVVVFTVGVRPRDELARNAEMQVDPRGGVIIDDRCSTSDPHILAIGEVANFDGRCVGLVAPGYAMAEVAATRLLGGDAAFPGYDDSSKLKLSGVDVASFGDAMATTPHALDVVYADPVAGVYKKLVLSDDAQTLLGGILVGDAAAYGALRPLVGAKLGADPAAYLLPEGGNEAPGGELPDEAVVCSCSNVTAGRIRRAVHDEGCTDAAAVKGCTKAGATCGSCVLMVKKVVGQELTKLGQTVSHALCEHFDLSRRQLFDAVRVAQLTTFSGIVERFGRGRGCDICKPAIASILSVLVGAHVLDGENATLQDTNDHVMANMQKDGTYSVVPRMAGGEVTPEGLIAIGQIAKDFALYTKITGGQRIDMFGARLEQLPVIWQRLVDAGFESGQAYGKSLRTVKSCVGSTWCRYGVLDAVGMAVKLELRYRGLRAPHKLKLGVSGCARECAEARGKDVGVIATETGWNMYVGGNGGFTPRHAQLLASDLDDEGLIRAIDRFFMYYIRTADRLQRTAPWCEELEGGLDGLRSVIFDDSLGICADLDASMAQHVDRYEDEWAATLADPVKLERFRSFVNAADTADPSLAYVSERGQIRPASPEERRAGGVLIAGTALEVRR from the coding sequence ATGAGCGAGGTCCTCCTCACACCCCAGGAGATCGTGGTGGTCGGTGCAGGGATGGTCGCGCATCGATTCGTGGAGAGCCTGATCAGCCGGGCCGAGACGCCGATGCATGTGACGGTGATCGGAGACGAGGCCCGTCGACCGTACGATCGGGTCGGACTCACCGGGTTCTTCTCGGGGGCGACTCCCGAGGAGCTCGAACTCGATCGCTCGGTGTTCGACGACTTCCGCGTGCGATTCCTCGCCGACGACAGAGTGCTGCGGATCGATCGCTCGGCCCGCACCGTCACGACGAGGTCGCGCACGAGCATCCCGTACGACACCCTTGTTCTCGCGACCGGCTCATACGCCGCGAAGGTCGCCGTGGACGGTGCGGACCTGCCCGGCTGCTTCGTCTATCGCACACTCGACGACGTCCAGGGCCTCAAGGACTTCGTCGAGCGGCGAGGACGCATGCTCGGTCGTCCGCTGCGCGGCGCGGTGATCGGCGGAGGGCTCCTCGGGCTCGAGGCCGCCGGTGCTCTGCAGGGAATGGATGTCGACGCCACCGTCGTGCAGTACTCCGATCGCCTGATGTCGGCTCAGCTCGACTCAGCGGGTGGAGGGATGCTCAAGCGTCTGCTCGAAGCGCGTGGCATCTCGGTGCGCACCGGATCGAGGACGACTCGGCTGGACCCGGATGACTCCGGCGCGGTCACGGCGCTCGAGTTCCAGGACGGATCGATCGAACGGGCGGACGTCGTGGTCTTCACCGTCGGCGTGCGTCCCCGGGACGAGCTGGCGCGCAATGCGGAGATGCAGGTGGACCCCCGCGGCGGTGTGATCATCGACGATCGGTGCTCGACGTCCGACCCCCACATCCTGGCGATCGGCGAGGTCGCCAACTTCGACGGTCGCTGCGTCGGACTGGTGGCTCCCGGATACGCCATGGCAGAGGTGGCGGCGACGCGCCTGCTCGGAGGCGATGCGGCGTTCCCCGGCTACGACGACTCCTCCAAGCTGAAGCTCTCGGGCGTCGATGTCGCGAGCTTCGGCGATGCGATGGCCACGACTCCCCATGCGCTCGACGTCGTCTATGCGGATCCTGTCGCCGGTGTCTATAAGAAGCTCGTGCTGTCGGATGACGCTCAGACGCTGCTCGGTGGGATCCTCGTCGGCGATGCGGCGGCCTACGGCGCGCTGCGTCCCCTCGTCGGCGCGAAGCTCGGCGCCGACCCGGCCGCCTACCTGCTGCCGGAAGGCGGGAACGAGGCTCCTGGTGGCGAGCTGCCGGATGAGGCCGTGGTCTGCTCGTGCTCGAATGTGACCGCCGGGCGCATCCGCCGGGCAGTGCACGACGAGGGGTGCACGGACGCCGCCGCGGTGAAGGGCTGCACGAAGGCCGGGGCGACCTGCGGATCCTGCGTGCTGATGGTGAAGAAGGTCGTGGGCCAGGAGCTCACCAAGCTCGGCCAGACCGTGTCGCATGCCCTCTGTGAGCACTTCGATCTCTCGCGCCGCCAGCTCTTCGACGCGGTACGGGTGGCTCAGCTCACGACGTTCAGTGGCATCGTCGAGCGCTTCGGGCGCGGCCGAGGGTGCGACATCTGCAAGCCGGCGATCGCCAGCATCCTCTCGGTGCTCGTGGGCGCGCACGTGCTCGACGGCGAGAACGCCACGCTGCAGGACACCAACGACCACGTGATGGCCAACATGCAGAAGGACGGCACGTACTCCGTCGTCCCGAGGATGGCCGGTGGCGAGGTCACCCCGGAGGGACTTATCGCGATCGGGCAGATCGCGAAGGACTTCGCGCTGTACACGAAGATCACCGGCGGGCAGCGAATCGACATGTTCGGAGCGCGGCTCGAACAGCTTCCGGTGATCTGGCAGCGTCTGGTCGACGCGGGCTTCGAGTCGGGGCAGGCGTACGGCAAGTCGCTGCGTACGGTGAAGTCGTGCGTCGGGTCGACGTGGTGCCGCTATGGCGTCCTCGACGCGGTCGGCATGGCCGTCAAGCTCGAACTGCGCTATCGGGGGCTCCGTGCTCCCCACAAGCTCAAGCTCGGCGTCTCGGGCTGCGCTCGTGAATGCGCGGAGGCGCGGGGCAAGGACGTGGGAGTCATCGCCACCGAGACGGGGTGGAACATGTATGTCGGCGGCAACGGCGGCTTCACGCCGCGGCACGCGCAGCTGCTCGCGTCGGACCTCGACGACGAGGGTCTCATCAGGGCCATCGACCGCTTCTTCATGTACTACATCCGCACCGCCGATCGTCTGCAGCGCACGGCTCCCTGGTGCGAGGAGCTCGAGGGCGGACTCGACGGGCTGCGGAGTGTGATCTTCGACGACAGCCTGGGCATCTGCGCCGACCTCGATGCCTCGATGGCGCAGCACGTCGATCGCTACGAGGACGAATGGGCGGCCACGCTCGCCGACCCCGTGAAGCTCGAACGGTTCCGGTCGTTCGTCAACGCGGCCGATACGGCGGATCCGTCACTCGCCTATGTCTCTGAGCGCGGGCAGATCCGCCCGGCGTCGCCGGAGGAGCGTCGCGCCGGAGGCGTCCTGATCGCCGGAACCGCCCTGGAGGTGCGCCGATGA
- a CDS encoding DUF349 domain-containing protein — MTVSEPSKPTPPIPAPPAAPLPRKLTKPTAATPAAAASPATSASSAEAAKWGRVAEDGTVEVREGDEWRVVGQYPDGTPDEALAYFVRKYEDIAFKVHTLEQRHQAGGASAGDLVKQAGHLLTEATDAAAVGDLAGLRDRLNTLTSSLSEATAQEAQQAKELVDKAIAERTALVERAEAIAARDLSKVQWKQVTAELGELFDAWQAQQQNGPRLSKGVSQQLWKRFRDARGTVDKARRAFYSELDDTHKTARDAKTRLVERAEALAPRGVDGIPAYRSLLDEWKAAGRAGRKADDALWARFKAAGDALYSARAEQSAAEEADSAPKIEARQALLEEAKAVADEPNIKRARALLTGIQRQWDEIGRIFPREKERALDDRLRVIEQALKAREEVDWKKNNPETKARANDMSSQLLEAIEKLESELAAAEKSGDKKAAKAAADALEARRTWLNALGG; from the coding sequence ATCACCGTGTCTGAGCCGTCCAAGCCGACTCCCCCCATTCCCGCTCCCCCGGCAGCGCCGCTGCCGCGAAAGCTGACCAAGCCCACTGCAGCGACTCCCGCAGCCGCAGCATCGCCCGCGACCTCCGCATCGAGTGCCGAGGCAGCGAAGTGGGGCCGTGTCGCCGAAGACGGCACGGTCGAGGTTCGCGAGGGCGACGAGTGGCGCGTGGTCGGGCAGTATCCCGACGGCACCCCCGACGAGGCACTCGCTTACTTCGTGCGCAAGTACGAGGACATCGCGTTCAAGGTGCACACGCTCGAGCAGCGCCACCAGGCCGGCGGCGCGTCTGCGGGTGACCTGGTCAAGCAGGCCGGTCATCTTCTCACCGAGGCCACCGACGCTGCCGCTGTGGGCGACCTCGCCGGACTCCGTGATCGTCTGAACACGCTGACCTCCTCGCTCTCCGAGGCGACCGCTCAGGAGGCCCAGCAGGCCAAGGAGCTGGTCGACAAGGCCATCGCCGAGCGCACGGCTCTCGTCGAGCGCGCCGAGGCGATCGCAGCCCGCGACCTCTCGAAGGTGCAGTGGAAGCAGGTGACTGCCGAGCTCGGCGAGCTCTTCGACGCGTGGCAGGCGCAGCAGCAGAACGGTCCTCGTCTGTCGAAGGGGGTGTCGCAGCAGCTCTGGAAGCGGTTCCGTGATGCGCGCGGCACCGTCGACAAGGCACGCCGCGCGTTCTACTCCGAGCTCGACGACACCCACAAGACCGCTCGTGACGCCAAGACACGGCTGGTCGAGCGCGCGGAGGCTCTCGCTCCTCGCGGAGTCGACGGCATCCCCGCGTATCGCAGTCTGCTCGACGAGTGGAAGGCCGCCGGTCGCGCTGGTCGCAAGGCCGACGACGCGCTCTGGGCGCGATTCAAGGCAGCCGGCGACGCGCTGTACTCCGCTCGTGCCGAGCAGTCGGCGGCTGAAGAGGCGGACTCCGCCCCGAAGATCGAAGCGCGTCAGGCCCTTCTCGAAGAGGCCAAGGCAGTCGCAGACGAGCCGAACATCAAGCGCGCCCGCGCGCTGCTCACCGGCATCCAGCGCCAGTGGGATGAGATCGGCCGCATCTTCCCCCGCGAGAAGGAGCGCGCTCTCGACGATCGTCTCCGTGTGATCGAGCAGGCGCTCAAGGCACGCGAAGAGGTCGACTGGAAGAAGAACAACCCCGAGACCAAGGCACGCGCCAACGACATGAGCTCGCAGCTGCTCGAGGCGATCGAGAAGCTCGAGTCCGAGCTGGCCGCCGCAGAGAAGTCGGGAGACAAGAAGGCCGCCAAGGCCGCGGCGGATGCACTCGAAGCGCGCCGCACCTGGCTCAACGCCCTCGGCGGCTGA
- a CDS encoding type IV toxin-antitoxin system AbiEi family antitoxin, translated as MHPAFLYLPGQRLTIPELSAARLDGHLVDLGEGYIPADLVESASARAAALAPLVPADTAASGPTAAWIHGAGDTSPARHHVRRAVSHRIRPALPARVILHDTALPPSDLVVIGGVPVMTPERTMVDLALGLHRDGSLHRWMVLLADAEPDLVSAALRELERMTRVPGKRAGRGALQRILVRTR; from the coding sequence ATGCATCCCGCGTTCCTGTATCTGCCCGGCCAACGCCTCACGATCCCCGAACTCAGCGCGGCGAGGCTCGACGGGCATCTCGTCGATCTGGGCGAGGGCTACATCCCCGCCGATCTCGTCGAGAGCGCAAGCGCGAGAGCAGCCGCGCTCGCGCCCCTCGTCCCTGCGGACACGGCCGCCTCCGGCCCGACGGCAGCTTGGATCCACGGTGCCGGCGACACTTCCCCTGCGCGCCATCACGTCCGGCGCGCAGTGAGCCATCGGATTCGCCCCGCTCTGCCTGCACGAGTGATCCTCCATGACACAGCGTTGCCGCCGTCGGATCTCGTCGTGATCGGCGGCGTACCGGTGATGACGCCGGAGCGCACCATGGTCGATCTCGCTCTCGGACTCCACCGCGACGGATCCCTGCATCGGTGGATGGTGCTCCTCGCCGACGCCGAACCGGATCTCGTGTCCGCTGCGCTTCGGGAGCTCGAGCGCATGACCCGCGTGCCGGGAAAGCGCGCCGGACGCGGCGCGCTCCAGAGGATTCTCGTCAGGACGAGGTGA